One Thermofilum pendens Hrk 5 DNA segment encodes these proteins:
- a CDS encoding glycoside hydrolase 5 family protein, with product MRTRKAGSFVLLDEAFKFLLGVNYWPRLYNVKMWKEWDEESLKKDIEKMKELGVRVVRIFLRDIDFADERGIPIEESLQKLQRFLDLLHEKNLQAFVTLLVGHMSGKNFPIPWTSFDSLYTPSSVEKTATFARKIAERLASHPALAGWILSNELSLVKRATTREDALRLLEAFTKTMKSVDPNHIVSSGDIPDSFMQETPNVRHLVDYVGPHLYLYDTDLVRLGYFYGAMLELFSNAGDLPVILEEFGFSTLQFSEESHARFVEEILYTSLAHEASGAFIWCFSDFTEESGEPYDWRPLELGFGLLKKDGSEKLAADSYRNFSHVVERIEKLGLHSKYKRLSSTFVVYPFYLFRDYEFIWYKESLGFWESIKPHLMSYSLLSASSVPSRMVYELDLKKILKSAKLVVLPSVVATLASTWRNLLEYVELGGTLYSSVIRGAGAFKALHDAPTHLWNELFGVENVLEAGSMGRKIFGVVKLKFVRKFGNLSEGDELLLKVPESIYTFKAQSTDSDVIALDDEGEPVIFFSRRGRGKTILSLIPIEVILQAQENAQWHEGTIFYEQLAFVSEVERRYASKDPRVELQVYTGEKDDLLIVINHSNENVETSITSATRIVEAQVIGGKARLLPESKREMRAVFPPKSGSIIRVVKT from the coding sequence ATGAGAACACGAAAAGCCGGGTCTTTCGTATTATTGGACGAAGCGTTCAAGTTCTTACTAGGAGTTAACTACTGGCCTAGACTATACAACGTAAAAATGTGGAAAGAATGGGACGAAGAGAGCCTAAAGAAAGACATAGAAAAAATGAAAGAACTCGGCGTTAGAGTAGTAAGGATATTTTTAAGGGATATAGATTTTGCGGATGAGAGAGGAATTCCAATTGAAGAGAGTCTGCAGAAGCTACAAAGATTCCTCGATTTGCTTCACGAGAAAAACCTCCAGGCATTCGTAACGTTACTCGTAGGACACATGAGCGGAAAAAACTTCCCAATACCGTGGACCAGCTTCGACAGCCTTTACACCCCCTCTTCCGTGGAGAAGACCGCTACTTTTGCGAGAAAAATAGCAGAAAGGCTGGCATCACACCCTGCACTTGCTGGCTGGATACTAAGTAACGAGCTCAGCTTGGTAAAGAGAGCTACGACAAGAGAAGATGCCCTCAGGCTACTCGAAGCATTTACAAAAACTATGAAATCCGTAGACCCAAATCACATCGTATCCAGCGGAGACATACCAGACAGCTTTATGCAAGAAACCCCTAATGTACGTCACCTCGTCGACTACGTTGGGCCACACTTGTACCTATACGACACCGATCTCGTACGGCTTGGATACTTCTATGGGGCAATGCTTGAACTCTTCTCCAACGCAGGAGACCTGCCAGTCATACTTGAAGAGTTCGGCTTTAGTACACTACAATTCAGCGAGGAAAGCCACGCGCGATTTGTGGAGGAAATTCTTTACACATCTCTAGCTCACGAAGCTTCTGGAGCGTTTATTTGGTGTTTCTCAGACTTCACAGAAGAGAGCGGTGAGCCATACGATTGGAGACCTTTAGAGCTCGGCTTTGGTTTACTGAAGAAAGACGGTAGCGAAAAACTAGCAGCAGACTCTTACAGGAACTTTTCTCATGTGGTCGAAAGAATAGAAAAGCTCGGACTTCACTCTAAGTACAAACGTTTATCAAGCACTTTTGTAGTTTATCCATTTTACTTATTCAGAGACTACGAGTTCATATGGTACAAAGAGTCACTAGGCTTTTGGGAATCCATAAAACCGCACTTGATGAGCTACTCGCTTCTATCCGCCTCTAGCGTTCCTTCTCGAATGGTTTACGAGCTAGACCTGAAAAAGATTTTAAAAAGCGCTAAGCTAGTAGTCCTTCCTTCTGTAGTAGCTACACTTGCTTCTACGTGGCGCAACCTTCTAGAATATGTAGAGCTCGGCGGAACCCTCTATTCATCCGTTATCAGGGGAGCCGGTGCTTTCAAAGCCCTCCACGATGCGCCGACACACCTTTGGAACGAGCTGTTTGGCGTGGAAAACGTTCTAGAGGCAGGCTCCATGGGACGCAAGATCTTCGGAGTCGTTAAATTGAAATTCGTCAGGAAATTTGGCAACCTCAGTGAGGGGGACGAACTATTACTAAAAGTACCAGAAAGCATCTATACTTTCAAGGCGCAAAGCACGGACTCGGACGTAATAGCCTTGGATGACGAAGGAGAACCGGTAATCTTCTTCTCTCGAAGGGGGCGTGGCAAGACCATTCTATCGCTGATACCTATAGAGGTGATATTACAGGCACAGGAAAACGCTCAATGGCACGAAGGAACAATATTTTATGAACAACTTGCCTTTGTTTCAGAGGTAGAAAGACGTTATGCTTCAAAGGATCCTAGAGTCGAGCTACAAGTTTACACGGGAGAAAAGGACGATCTTTTAATAGTGATTAATCACAGCAATGAAAATGTGGAGACAAGCATTACGAGTGCTACAAGAATCGTAGAAGCACAAGTAATTGGCGGTAAAGCAAGGCTATTACCAGAGTCGAAGAGAGAGATGAGAGCTGTATTTCCCCCAAAGTCGGGCTCCATTATTCGTGTCGTTAAAACCTAG
- the bgaS gene encoding beta-galactosidase BgaS yields MDTYKFFYEVIILQQGKDLYNGKSPKNGKGASNMSTMMFPQKFRWGVSESGFQFEMGDEYRRFIDTNTDWWHWVRDPHNISSRLVSGDLPEDGINYFELFGKDHELARELGLNTYRLGIEWSRIFPHPTWFIEVDFEKDSLGFVKSVRIDEDTLRALDRYACRKAVQMYREILLDLRKRGFKVIVNLVHFTLPYWIHDPIRAKSSELSEGPLGLLEESFPIEMAKYAAYVAWKFGDLVDMWSTFNEPVVPIELGYLGTYTGFPPGVNKPQAVPKALVNTAIAHALAYDMIKKFDNVKADPDSNSPAEVGLIYNIIPAYSPEGTKSEKAVEHYSYFHNELLLEAVKNGRLDVALDGKNILKPAALGGKLDWLGVNYYTRIVVKESSRRFNGHPVLDFEAVAGYGYACVPFGLSKIGRACDGMGWEFYPEGLIDALRIGSTYASKLLVTENGTSDPRDVIRPSYLVNHLYALLLAIEEGINVEGYLHWALTDNYEWAHGFRQRFGLFEVDLITKSRIPRHSSRIYKHIIQQGFIPSEYKKDIVEFRGI; encoded by the coding sequence ATGGATACTTATAAGTTTTTCTACGAAGTTATAATATTACAACAGGGTAAAGATTTATATAATGGTAAATCCCCAAAAAATGGCAAAGGTGCTTCGAACATGAGTACAATGATGTTTCCGCAAAAATTTAGGTGGGGAGTCTCCGAGTCAGGTTTTCAGTTCGAGATGGGAGACGAGTATAGGCGCTTCATAGACACAAACACCGATTGGTGGCACTGGGTACGTGACCCTCACAACATCTCTTCCAGACTTGTCAGTGGAGATCTGCCAGAAGACGGTATAAACTACTTCGAACTATTTGGGAAGGATCATGAATTGGCAAGGGAGCTGGGACTTAACACTTACAGGCTGGGAATAGAGTGGAGCAGAATCTTTCCACATCCGACCTGGTTTATAGAGGTAGATTTTGAGAAGGATTCCTTGGGTTTCGTTAAGAGCGTAAGGATAGACGAGGATACCCTTAGGGCTCTGGACAGGTATGCTTGTCGGAAGGCCGTGCAGATGTACAGAGAAATACTGCTTGACTTACGCAAAAGAGGATTCAAAGTAATCGTAAACCTTGTACACTTTACGTTACCTTACTGGATTCACGACCCTATAAGGGCGAAGTCTTCTGAGCTTTCTGAGGGACCTTTAGGCCTCCTCGAGGAAAGCTTCCCTATTGAGATGGCGAAGTACGCAGCTTACGTTGCATGGAAGTTTGGCGACTTAGTAGATATGTGGTCCACGTTTAATGAACCAGTAGTACCTATAGAGCTAGGCTATCTAGGCACTTACACAGGTTTTCCTCCAGGTGTCAATAAGCCCCAGGCAGTTCCTAAAGCATTGGTAAACACTGCTATCGCTCATGCCTTAGCTTACGATATGATAAAGAAGTTTGACAATGTAAAGGCTGATCCCGACTCTAATTCTCCGGCAGAGGTGGGTCTAATCTACAATATAATTCCAGCATACTCTCCCGAGGGAACAAAATCAGAAAAAGCCGTTGAGCATTATTCATATTTCCATAACGAGTTGCTACTAGAGGCCGTAAAGAACGGCAGATTAGATGTCGCGCTTGACGGCAAAAATATCCTTAAACCCGCTGCTCTAGGCGGGAAGCTTGACTGGTTAGGTGTTAACTACTACACTAGGATTGTTGTCAAAGAGTCTTCTCGTCGCTTTAACGGACATCCAGTATTAGACTTCGAAGCAGTGGCTGGTTACGGATACGCTTGTGTTCCGTTCGGACTCTCGAAGATTGGAAGAGCTTGTGATGGAATGGGGTGGGAGTTCTATCCAGAAGGGCTTATTGATGCATTGAGGATTGGGTCGACCTACGCGAGTAAGCTTTTAGTCACGGAGAACGGCACCTCCGATCCTAGGGACGTAATACGTCCCAGTTATCTCGTAAACCATCTGTATGCATTATTACTAGCCATAGAGGAAGGAATAAATGTAGAAGGTTATTTGCATTGGGCGTTAACGGATAACTACGAGTGGGCTCATGGTTTTCGGCAACGTTTCGGTTTGTTCGAAGTAGACCTCATCACGAAGAGTAGAATTCCAAGGCATTCTTCAAGGATTTATAAGCATATAATCCAGCAAGGTTTTATACCAAGTGAGTATAAGAAAGACATCGTCGAGTTTAGGGGGATATAG
- a CDS encoding ribbon-helix-helix protein, CopG family, translated as MKTIAVDEATWKRLRELKDKLGFQSYNDVIRALVEQWHVSRVQESVEKLEIDVDAAEALAFFRQMKSIQKTKA; from the coding sequence ATGAAGACAATAGCTGTAGATGAGGCGACTTGGAAAAGGCTTAGAGAACTAAAGGATAAACTGGGTTTTCAGTCCTATAACGACGTGATAAGAGCCCTCGTAGAACAATGGCACGTCAGCCGCGTACAGGAAAGCGTTGAGAAGCTTGAAATAGACGTGGATGCCGCCGAAGCTTTAGCCTTCTTTAGACAGATGAAGAGCATTCAAAAAACTAAAGCCTAG